DNA sequence from the Dreissena polymorpha isolate Duluth1 chromosome 3, UMN_Dpol_1.0, whole genome shotgun sequence genome:
TCATAAACCAGTATATATTGGCATAGACCATTGGCTTTCTTCAAATCCAAGATAATTTTAGGACCTAGCCCGCGCGTTTACAGAAATAATAGAATTCTAAACgtgttttcaataaaatcaaactgaataaatgttcaatatattatttattttccagcaaaaatgcaacttaaagtagtattaatgtttatatgaattCAAATCTGTATATTCACTATATTTACTCAAAGTTTCATgggttttattttattaacaaagttTCTTATTATTTTTACACACTCAAAGGTCTGAATAGAAGTTGGATGGAAGATGTTACTCAAAATGTAATAATCTGTATGGGAAAATATCGGCTGTTATACTTCTTTCGATGGCACACTGCGCCTTATTCCGGGCGCATCGGCACAGTGCGCCCGACATACGGCACAGTGCGCCCGACACACGGCACAGTGCGCCCCACACACGACACAGTGCGCCTGCCACAACAAAGTTTGCGCCGGACGCAGAAATCACTGTGCCGAAACAGTTGCACAGAAGGGATGCCAAAACATACAagttatacaatacaatacaattataactTACAACAATAacattagaaaatattaacatctCAATAGAGCGTTTTCTCCAATTACAATTTGAAAACTTTTCTTAAGGAATACTTAACAATCAATGATGACCGCTATGTAGCGTGTAGACTTATCCGACTGTAACCTGACAACGAGAATCGGGTACAGTAAAAATCTAGATGGCAGCCAATACATCCATAACAACATGTGTTAAAGcttttaatgaaaacatctttGAATTACGCCAGTTTTATGTAGTAACATTTACCAAAAATATGaaaagtaacatttttaattgatAGACATAGGTACTATTTTAATTGACTGACAAAGAAAGTTATGTCTTAAGATACAAATGTCTGCATTGCCAACAGGAAGTAAATACAAGCAATTTTAAACAATGGAATAAACACACCAACATGATTCTAGcctgtatatagagaataacaggttactgtccctcgttttaaaatatatcaggcgaggcttagaataatataacggcgaggcttgccgagccgttattttattcgtgccgagcctgatatattacaaaacgacggGACAGTaacatgtttttctgtttatcataccacattttccttaaaatctgcaaaacaatccatttctttatattgaatatgtacggattcccgctgattttgctgatccggcttttacacgttgacatacatgtagaaacggcgttcgaaaagacaacaCGAATAATAGCTTATGTTAatcatcgtatagagaaaaaagttgtttgcactacaaatgggaagagtacaaccgctttaattataaacgtcttgaattggagatcaggaatggactgcagcgacaaatttaatcttagatcacacttcaccgaatagtttggagacgccattttggagatgtgtattgaaattgacattttgatgatggtgtcaatatcgACATAAGCGTgtaaaatcgtttgtttaaatagttgaggattagcatacagttatcatttgtcttgactttctgtgcaacatttGTGAATTCAATGACTtaatcgatatttaagatttattgccccattgatgacgtcatttaaattatgcagtgcgggctgttgcgattttgttttaaataaacgtttttgtgatttatgactttaaactagaataaaatatgtacgttcttggtatcaaattgtttgttttgttgaacctgattcatgttgatagaaattgttgactttattgaaaaTCCCACGTAACCCCAAACATTGaatgatataagaacttcctgttgaccatgatataaaaaaatatatcaggcaacgttatatcaggcagatatcaatgcggtggtatgataaatgtaATTCTATTGACTGGTCATTAAGTATTTAATTGGCCAGTAATAATTGTTATCTGTCCAGGCTAGACTGGACAATAATTTACTATGAGAACAGTGAATTATGCAGCTAGAAATTAAGGTAAGACACTATACAATTCATAAAAATAGCTTACATTATGAAGTAGACTGATTGACACTGGTGTTTAACAATACTTCTGTCCTCTCTTGCAAGGCACCATCTTCCCGGGTAAGTTCTGGCTGGACATCACGGATCTGTTGAACCCCAAGGACTGGAAGAGGATGAGCGACAAGAAGGCGCTCAACTTCACGAATTGGGACACCACTTCCGGTACTGGGGCCTCGGAAGAGGGAGCCCGAAACTGTGTGTACATGTCAGAGTCTCTGAACTACAGATGGGTGCCCGCATCATGTGTTGAGACGTTAAATTTCCTCTGCTACCATGCCGGGTAAGCAATGTAAGTAAGTCGCGAGTCATGAAATGTTTGTATTTGAAACGTTTATTTTGAACAGTTTTCCCCTCATAACTATGCCAGCATTGTCCTATGGATACGTTCCTTATATGTTGGCGCACTGTTTGAAACGAGTGTAATTCAGATCAGCTGTAAAAACGTTAAAGTTAAATTAACAGGCCAACATCACatgtttttgttcaatattttcgTAAATTGTTGCCATTAACAATGATTGCGATAGAGTTCTTCTTGAAATGTATTGTTTCCGCAGCCTTCCACCAACAACAGAAAGATACCCTATTGGCAGCACTCGCGTCTACAAGATACAGCATGGATATCATCAGTGGGTGAACGAGCAGATGTATGAATACAAAGACGTCAGCCCAAAGGATGTTGATTGCTGAACAATCATGCCGAGCTTTGAGTTTTTAGATTCTAATATATCGACATCGTCAGTAATGAGTGaattatatatatgatatattgatGTGACTGACAAACAAGTGTtgctgtttttaatttattttcacacACGTCACTCAAACCGTGTTTAATTTATagtatatgtgtcgcgttctgagaaaactgggaataatgcatgtgcgtaaagtgtcgtcccagattagcaaaggctaatcagggactttactttccgcttttatcgtTTAAAGTAAGTCcattcttaccgaaaatcttgtttaagcggaaagtgtcgtccctgattagcctgcgcggactgcacaggctaatctgggacgacactttacgcacatgcattaagcccagttttctcagaccgcGACTCATATAATGATGCGGTTGTTGCAtgagtgtttattttattttgcaactGCTATATACGTTTTCGTTTGTGTCACGTTATGGCGTGAATGCATTATGCAATCAGAGAATAAATAATGCTTACCAAGAATGGTTGATTTCGTTAGGTACGAAACAGGGCGACTCCTTGTTGAACGCGGCTGTTGTACAACAATACATTAAAACGTATTCATACTGTCAAAGAAATCATGTGATCAAAATATGAATACTTCGAGAGAAATTGGATGCATAAGTAAACCTTTTTGCATTATTACATGAATGTgtgtacatagagaatactaggttagagttgaatacagagaagtttatgttgcgaggcttagaacgccggaagcgcgagccttggcgagcgctttcggtgttcgagccgagcaacataaacttctctgtattcaacgctaatcctagtattctatttatcccatttgattttttcaacgtgacgtttaacataaatagatctaataaccttaacaataattttaattccgtcattaaagcgcttaaaatctaacaaatgtaaccatgcgtagtgatatacatgtatttgttctggtacgcgaaatagtctttaaaaaattcacacacaaa
Encoded proteins:
- the LOC127871242 gene encoding perlucin-like protein isoform X1; the encoded protein is MGLTDIMTTPKYLFVAVFWILMANGGAVCPDGYCRHSDGCYRTVALNVTWIDARAYCEVLGGHLLSPVSHSMAAAAEGALRRMKGTIFPGKFWLDITDLLNPKDWKRMSDKKALNFTNWDTTSGTGASEEGARNCVYMSESLNYRWVPASCVETLNFLCYHAGLPPTTERYPIGSTRVYKIQHGYHQWVNEQMYEYKDVSPKDVDC